A DNA window from Mytilus edulis chromosome 14, xbMytEdul2.2, whole genome shotgun sequence contains the following coding sequences:
- the LOC139503993 gene encoding uncharacterized protein — protein MEEMWNKVFREHQQKSPACEGKLSCDLQKEEKRGFSSRQTLICARCSYISNKYSLYEELDTGKPGKKPSKLDTAVHVGLSQTPIAASSMHKIILSGNMQAPEISSLQRRANKVLKNIVDVNKMDLRKRKNEIIEINRLRGKEDPNTISVQMDGMYNNPLYSGVGRTPFQPATQTVYTAAENITTDHNILSINIKNKLCSKHSSLELDPDSGRLHAECTDECSANIPMVKSIGDEYTWAKECILDLKADNIEVEHLVTDPDSSAYRAAQDLYKEGTTSTQPEHFLDTKKVAG, from the coding sequence ATGGAAGAAATGTGGAACAAGGTCTTTAGGGAACACCAGCAAAAAAGTCCTGCCTGTGAGGGTAAATTGTCCTGTGATTTACAGAAAGAGGAGAAAAGAGGATTCTCTTCTCGTCAAACATTAATTTGTGCGAGATGCAGCTATATATCCAATAAGTATAGCCTTTATGAAGAGTTAGACACAGGAAAACCAGGCAAAAAACCCTCAAAACTTGATACAGCTGTACATGTAGGCCTGAGTCAGACACCAATAGCTGCTTCCAGTATGCACAAAATCATTCTGAGTGGTAATATGCAGGCACCAGAAATATCCAGTCTACAAAGAAGAGCAAATAAAGTGCTGAAAAACATTGTAGATGTGAATAAAATGGACCtgcgaaaaagaaaaaatgaaattattgaaatcaATAGGCTCAGAGGCAAGGAAGATCCGAATACAATCAGTGTGCAGATGGACGGGATGTATAATAATCCACTGTATTCCGGTGTTGGACGCACTCCATTTCAGCCTGCAACACAAACAGTCTACACCGCAGCTGAAAATATAACAACAGATCATAATATACTGagcataaatataaaaaataagcttTGTTCCAAACATTCAAGTCTTGAATTGGATCCTGACTCAGGCCGTCTACATGCAGAATGTACAGATGAATGCAGTGCCAACATTCCAATGGTCAAAAGTATTGGGGATGAATATACTTGGGCCAAAGAATGTATTCTTGATCTAAAGGCAGACAACATTGAGGTTGAGCACCTAGTGACAGATCCTGACAGCTCTGCATACAGGGCTGCACAAGACTTGTACAAAGAAGGCACAACGAGTACTCAGCCTGAACATTTCCTGGATACAAAAAAAGTTGCCGGttga